Proteins encoded by one window of Musa acuminata AAA Group cultivar baxijiao chromosome BXJ2-9, Cavendish_Baxijiao_AAA, whole genome shotgun sequence:
- the LOC135623010 gene encoding UDP-glucuronate 4-epimerase 1-like yields MMRLMEAELFPSTPGKVKIERAHTINRQFHRCFASTSTMFLWALFLIALTASYLSFQSFVDTSSRYFNASWGGMHWEKQIRASATVRRPGGMSVLVTGAAGFVGTHVSLALRKRGDGVVGLDNFNSYYDPSLKKAREALLESHGVFVVEGDIDDARLLAKLFDVVPFTHVMHLAAQAGVRYAIENPASYVHSNIAGLVTLLEACKSADPQPAVVWASSSSVYGLNEKAPFSEADPTDRPASLYAATKKAGEEITHTYNHIYGLSITGLRFFTVYGPWGRPDMAYFSFTRNILQGKPITVYRGKNRVDLARDFTFIDDIVKGCVASLDTAEKSTGSGGRKGSPAQYRIYNLGNTSPVTVPALVGILERHLKVKAKKNVVEMPGNGDVPFTHANISLARAELGYKPTTNLETGLKKFVRWYLSYYGYSPRSGGSAAEATTGSAKSL; encoded by the coding sequence ATGATGAGGTTGATGGAAGCTGAGCTGTTTCCTTCGACGCCGGGGAAGGTGAAGATCGAGCGGGCGCACACGATCAATCGACAGTTCCACCGGTGTTTCGCGTCCACGAGCACCATGTTCCTGTGGGCGCTGTTCTTGATCGCCCTCACGGCTTCCTACCTCAGCTTCCAGAGCTTCGTCGACACCTCCTCCCGCTACTTCAACGCATCGTGGGGCGGGATGCACTGGGAGAAGCAGATCCGGGCCTCCGCCACGGTTCGTCGCCCCGGTGGCATGTCCGTGCTCGTCACCGGCGCCGCTGGGTTCGTGGGCACTCACGTCTCCCTCGCGCTCCGCAAGCGCGGCGACGGCGTGGTCGGTCTCGACAACTTCAACAGCTACTACGATCCCTCGCTGAAGAAGGCCCGCGAGGCGCTTCTGGAATCCCATGGCGTGTTCGTGGTGGAGGGGGACATCGACGACGCCCGCCTCCTTGCCAAGCTCTTCGACGTCGTGCCCTTCACCCACGTGATGCACCTGGCAGCCCAGGCCGGCGTGCGCTACGCCATCGAGAACCCGGCGTCGTACGTGCACAGCAACATCGCCGGGCTCGTCACGCTGCTGGAGGCGTGCAAGTCCGCGGACCCGCAGCCGGCGGTGGTTTGGGCGTCGTCCTCGTCGGTGTACGGCCTCAACGAGAAGGCGCCCTTCTCGGAGGCGGACCCCACCGACCGACCGGCCTCCCTGTACGCGGCCACGAAGAAGGCCGGCGAGGAGATCACCCACACCTACAACCACATCTACGGCCTCTCCATCACGGGGCTCCGCTTCTTCACCGTCTACGGGCCCTGGGGCCGCCCCGACATGGCCTACTTCTCCTTCACCCGCAACATCCTCCAGGGGAAGCCCATCACCGTTTACCGCGGCAAGAATCGCGTCGACCTCGCCCGCGACTTCACCTTCATCGACGACATCGTCAAGGGCTGCGTCGCTTCCCTCGACACCGCGGAGAAGAGCACCGGGAGCGGCGGCCGGAAGGGGAGCCCGGCGCAGTACCGCATCTACAACCTGGGCAACACCTCGCCGGTGACGGTGCCGGCGTTGGTGGGCATCCTGGAGCGCCACCTAAAGGTGAAGGCGAAGAAGAACGTGGTGGAGATGCCGGGCAACGGAGACGTCCCGTTCACTCATGCCAACATCAGCTTGGCGCGGGCCGAGCTGGGCTACAAGCCGACCACCAACCTAGAGACCGGCCTGAAGAAGTTCGTCAGATGGTACCTCTCCTACTACGGCTACAGCCCCAGAAGCGGCGGCTCGGCAGCAGAAGCAACAACAGGAtcagccaagagcttgtaa